A window of Bacillus sp. BGMRC 2118 genomic DNA:
TTGATGGAAGGAATTCTAAATAGTTATGAAGGACACTATGACATCATGTATTTATTTGCGAATGAATCGGTCCTTGAATTTTATCCGAAGTTTGGGTTTGTACCAATTGATGAATATTTGTATTATATGGACTTTGATGGCCAAAAAGAAAAACAATCACTATTCAAAAAGTTAGATGGAACCAATCAAGACGACTTAAATTTTATTTATCACTATGCATCAAAACGACTACCCGTATCGTCTACATTTGCTGCAATGAATACAGAGGAACTGCTCATGTTCTATTGTATTAATGTGTTTCCACATAATATATATTATAGTGAATTACTAAACGTCATTGTGATTGGTCAGCATGAAAATTCAGAGTTACACCTCTTTGATGTGATCAGTCATCAAAAAGTAAACATTGAGAAAATAATACAAGAGTTATCAACACTAGAAACAAAGAAAGTGGTATTTCACTATACTCCTGAATATGACAATATCACATTAAAAAAATTGTTACATAAAGGCAGTGAGCAATTATTTGTGAAACGAAAAAGTCATACCATGCTACCCAGTTATATTAAACATCCACTCACTTCACAAGCATAGGATCAAATTTCATATTTAAAATGGATTAATTCGATAAAAAATTTCCCGTTTAATATGTAACATTTTGGTAAAACTCTCGTCACATTAGTGTAATCAAAAAAAACATGAGGTGACTGAGATGAACACATTTAAAATGTTAGCAGTACTAGTATTGGCTGGAAGTTTAGCGGCATGTGGAACAGCAGCTGCAGATGATACAAATAATGAGGATAAAGTAGACGTTGTTAACGGTTCTGAAGGGGAATCAGCTTCTACTGAAGTAGACGGAAAAGCAGTAGTAGTGAAAGAGGAAGCAGCATATGTTGGCCGTGTGGACTCAAATTCGATTGAAGTGAATACTGAAACAGAAACTCTCGTATTACAAGTTGGAAAGGTAACAGATATTGATTGGAACAGTATTGAAAAAAATGCTCCTGTCACAATCGAGTATTATAAAAATAGAGAAAATCAAGCAATTTTACAAAGCATTGATGTGAAAGAGGTAAAGAAAGAACAAGATACTGTGAAGAAAGAAATCATAAAAGAAGAAGCGGCGTATGTCGGTCAAATTGACTCAAATTCAATTGAAGTA
This region includes:
- a CDS encoding GNAT family N-acetyltransferase; translated protein: MNQLKLVKNNREIEKVRKSFNELAQKTFGINFESWYEKGYWTEKYIPFCYVDQDEVVANVSVNVIDLIVLGEKKRAIQIGTVMTNTAYRNQGLSRKLMEGILNSYEGHYDIMYLFANESVLEFYPKFGFVPIDEYLYYMDFDGQKEKQSLFKKLDGTNQDDLNFIYHYASKRLPVSSTFAAMNTEELLMFYCINVFPHNIYYSELLNVIVIGQHENSELHLFDVISHQKVNIEKIIQELSTLETKKVVFHYTPEYDNITLKKLLHKGSEQLFVKRKSHTMLPSYIKHPLTSQA